CCGCGGTGGTGCATGGCGAGGACGGCCTCGACGAGGTCTCCATCGGCGGACCGACGTTGGTCACGCGCGTCGGCGGCGTGCCCGAAGACATGGTCTGGACACCGGCCACCTTCGGTCTCGCGCAGGGCGAGCTTGCCCCCCTGCTCGTCGCCGGGCCGACCGAGAGCGCGGCGCTCATTCGCCGCGTCCTGGCGGGCGAACCGGGGGCTCCACGCGATATTGTCGTGGCCAATGCCGCCGCGGCGCTCTGGGTCGCCGAACAGGAAAGCGATCTGAGCACCGCGGCCGCGAGGGCCGTCGAAGCGATCGACCGCGGCGCCGCCCGCGATCTGCTCGCACGGCTGGGCGAATTCACGCATCGCCTGGCCAGCTAGCATGCTGCCGTGGGCCGGCGGGAATCCGCCTTGGTCGCAGGACTGCGGGGGGACTAGAATTTTCACCCACCCAGTGCGCAAGGCCGCGCGCTGTCCGATTTTGCCGCCAGGATGCCTGCATGGACGCCCCTCACAGCGCGACGGCCCGCGAGTCGCTGCTTGCGAGACCCTACGAAGCGCTGACGCGCTTCGTCGTCACGTATCCGTATTTCGTCCTGGCCGTGGCCCTGTTGTTGGGCGGGCTGTCCATCTACCTCACCTGCACTCGGCTCGCCTATCACACGAGCCGCCTCGATCTGATCAATCAGGACAGCGAGTTTTACAGCCTGTGGTTCGAATACATCCGCGAGTTTGGCGAGGACGACGACGCGGTGATCGTCGTCGAGGGCCCGAATCGCGACCGGGTCATCACCGCGCTGGACGAAATCAACGCCTTTCTCGCCCGCCACACGCAGTTGTTTCGCCAGGTGCTGCACGACGTCGACCTGGGCAAGATTCGGGCCAAGGGGTTGCACTACGTCTCGCCGTCCGACCTGCAAGGGATCGATCAGTTCTTGACCTCGATCGATCCGGTACTGGGCGGAGATTGGAATCGCTTGAGTCTCGTCCAGCGGGCGGGCGAATTGCAGGCCCGGCTGGCATATCTGCGAGGGCAGCCCGAATCACCCGCGTCGAAGGCGACGCTGCGCGAGATCGAGGAGCTGGCCGCGCGGCTCGAGGCGACACTCGCCGGGCGACCTTGGACCGGGTCGCCCTGGGGCGCCACCCCCGACTCGTTGGCCACGCTGAGCGAGCTGTCGCGTAATCACCTGTTGATGCAGGACGGACAGTTGGGCCTGATTCTGTTGCGCCTCGGCGAGACGGACGAGAACAACTTCGTTCCCGGCAACGAAGCCGTCGACACGCTGCGCGCGATGGCCACGGCCATCACGGCCCGGCACCCGGATATCAAGGTCGGCTTCACCGGGCTGCCGATCATGGAAAATGACGAGATGAAGGCCAGTCAGAATTCGATGACCTGGGCCAGCATCGTCTCGATGGGCGGCGTCTTGTGCTTGTTCATCGCCGGTTTCGGCGGTGTACGTCATGCCATCCTGGCCAACCTCGTGTTGTTGCTGGGCATGGCCTGGTCGTTCGGCTACGTCACGCTGTTCGTCGGCCACTTGAACATCCTGAGCGTCTCGTTCACGGTGACGCTGATCGGCATCGGGATCGACTACGGCGTGCATTTCGTCTCGCGGTATCTGCAGATCCGCGCGCAGCACGTGCCCTGCGCCGAGGCGCTCGTCGCAACCGGGCGCGCGATCAGCCCCGCGATTACCACCGGCGCGGTGACCACGGCGGCCGCGTTCTACTGTGCCGGTTTCACCTCGTTCGTGGGCATTGCCGAATTGGGCATCGTCGCCGGCGGCGGGATCTTGCTGTGTGCCGTGGCGATGCTGGTCGTGTTGCCGGCCGTGATCGTGATTTACGAGGGTAACTCGCGCAACTTCACGCCGCCGCAGCCGTTGGCGGTCAACTCCTGGATCAATATCCCGTTGGCGCGGCCGCGGACGACGCTGGGCCTGGCGCTCACTTGCACGGCCTTGATGTGCATCGGCATGCCTAAGCTGTGGTACGACAACAACCTGCTCAACATGCAGGCCGACGGCGTGGAAAGCGTCGAGCTCGAAAAGCGCTTGTTGAACGAGTGTCAACAGAGCTCGTGGTATGCCCTCTCGCTGGCCGACAGCCGCGCAGAACTGCTGGAGCGCAAGGAAAAGTTCCTGCAGTTGGCCTCGGTCGAGCGCACCGAAGATA
The sequence above is a segment of the Pirellulales bacterium genome. Coding sequences within it:
- a CDS encoding MMPL family transporter — translated: MDAPHSATARESLLARPYEALTRFVVTYPYFVLAVALLLGGLSIYLTCTRLAYHTSRLDLINQDSEFYSLWFEYIREFGEDDDAVIVVEGPNRDRVITALDEINAFLARHTQLFRQVLHDVDLGKIRAKGLHYVSPSDLQGIDQFLTSIDPVLGGDWNRLSLVQRAGELQARLAYLRGQPESPASKATLREIEELAARLEATLAGRPWTGSPWGATPDSLATLSELSRNHLLMQDGQLGLILLRLGETDENNFVPGNEAVDTLRAMATAITARHPDIKVGFTGLPIMENDEMKASQNSMTWASIVSMGGVLCLFIAGFGGVRHAILANLVLLLGMAWSFGYVTLFVGHLNILSVSFTVTLIGIGIDYGVHFVSRYLQIRAQHVPCAEALVATGRAISPAITTGAVTTAAAFYCAGFTSFVGIAELGIVAGGGILLCAVAMLVVLPAVIVIYEGNSRNFTPPQPLAVNSWINIPLARPRTTLGLALTCTALMCIGMPKLWYDNNLLNMQADGVESVELEKRLLNECQQSSWYALSLADSRAELLERKEKFLQLASVERTEDIVTLVPEGDAERSPAIRRIGARLTELPERPPLVAVDRPEMIGQLLGALQQTLVTVAPGSPALGHLEQARVELRRLSLADCYARIARYQQQAAGDLLSRLHALASMADPEPPKFEDLPEPLVSRFVGHHGRHLLKIYGRGNIWDVHALERFVHEVRSVDPRVTGNPLQAYEATHEMRRSFEQAGLYASLIVVVVVWLDFRSVWASLLALTPLILGVGQMFGLMGWLNIPLNPANLIALPLILGIGIDYGVHIVHEYREQTGPYSMCASTAVALLVDSLTTIVGFGSMMIATHQGLVSLGRILTIGVTCCLVTSVLVLPAGLRLLSRGKGTAAPEPPDATPHGPVANARGERRRVDPAHPTAAPHAPRPAPAWGEKKSPLR